In Rattus rattus isolate New Zealand chromosome 9, Rrattus_CSIRO_v1, whole genome shotgun sequence, a genomic segment contains:
- the LOC116909390 gene encoding 60S ribosomal protein L36-like: MALCYPMAVGLNKGHKVTKNVSKPRHSRRRGRLTKHTKFVRDMIREVCGFAPYERRAMELLKVSKDKRALKFIKKRVGTHIRAKRKREELSNVLAAMRKAAAKKD; this comes from the coding sequence ATGGCCCTGTGCTACCCCATGGCCGTGGGCCTCAACAAAGGCCACAAAGTGACGAAAAACGTCAGCAAGCCGAGACACAGCCGCCGCCGCGGGCGCCTCACCAAGCACACCAAGTTCGTGCGAGATATGATCCGGGAGGTGTGCGGCTTCGCGCCCTACGAGCGGCGCGCCATGGAGCTGCTCAAGGTGTCCAAGGACAAGCGAGCACTCAAGTTTATCAAAAAGCGGGTGGGCACGCACATCCGCgccaagagaaagagggaggagctgagcaacGTGCTGGCAGCCATGCGGAAGGCGGCGGCCAAGAAGGATTGa